The following proteins are co-located in the Phaeodactylum tricornutum CCAP 1055/1 chromosome 2, whole genome shotgun sequence genome:
- a CDS encoding predicted protein, with translation MVNNCSKEGSEGCEEHQLPDEILSEDVLRPTGAEDPVQREPSMYFRWLVLFATCLVMTCVYYSLDIPAALHQNLKNYMNDSAFELRFNLLYTLYSFPNVILPFFGGYFTDKMGASYCLMIFAAFCFLGQLIFAAGTAYRNWTFMLLGRAVYGIGGESICVAYSTLLTEWFAGKELAFSFGIALAISRLGSVFNNLASPVIANSFSTPWALWAGVALNFMAVVVAAGIKNVDAQHSSISLAMDASDNPSDLAQPLLLQQIEHEGTNRGGQRPVSRMGFRQFSPMFWLLSASCLTVYACILPWNNVASGILLERDLFQAPPAECHLTFPDQCSAGNLLNFSNPAIDANGNTCSGSNFAPVLPSSLNVSGMDGKPDILIDHLSAADVDCDKPFWSEDCVKDYCQALGKASESAGRVMSIPYSISACLSPFLGGVVDRIGHRATITFVASFLLIGVHSTMAFTTFRPAIPLIGQGLAYALYSSVLWPSITLTVPQRSTGVAFGVITSIQNIGLTLVPMAIASIYTSSGHCYIPYVELFFTCCAVSGAMLGIGVNFLDQLTGNKLNGISVQSRAADR, from the coding sequence ATGGTTAACAACTGTAGCAAGGAAGGAAGTGAAGGTTGCGAGGAGCATCAGCTACCCGATGAGATCTTAAGTGAAGACGTATTGAGGCCGACCGGTGCCGAAGACCCCGTTCAAAGAGAACCTTCCATGTATTTCCGTTGGCTCGTTCTTTTCGCGACCTGCCTTGTGATGACGTGTGTTTACTACTCACTCGACATTCCGGCTGCCTTGCACCAGAACTTGAAGAACTACATGAACGATTCAGCCTTTGAGCTCCGCTTCAATCTTCTGTATACTTTGTATTCATTCCCAAACGTTATTCTACCATTCTTTGGTGGCTACTTTACTGATAAAATGGGCGCGTCTTACTGCCTCATGATCTTCGCAGCATTTTGTTTTCTGGGACAACTCATATTCGCAGCCGGAACCGCCTACAGAAACTGGACCTTTATGCTCCTGGGGCGAGCTGTGTACGGTATCGGAGGCGAAAGCATATGTGTGGCGTATTCAACACTACTAACAGAGTGGTTTGCTGGCAAAGAGCTTGCGTTTTCCTTCGGGATTGCGTTGGCAATTAGCCGATTGGGGTCTGTTTTTAACAATTTGGCAAGTCCTGTTatcgccaactctttctcGACACCTTGGGCGCTTTGGGCGGGAGTGGCCTTGAATTTCATGGCTGTAGTCGTGGCAGCTGGAATAAAGAATGTGGACGCCCAACACAGTTCGATATCATTAGCTATGGATGCCAGTGACAATCCGTCAGATCTTGCTCAGCCACTACTTTTACAGCAAATCGAACATGAAGGAACAAATAGGGGCGGACAAAGGCCGGTCAGCAGAATGGGCTTTCGACAATTTAGCCCTATGTTTTGGTTGTTGTCAGCGTCCTGCCTCACAGTTTACGCCTGCATCTTACCTTGGAACAATGTTGCTTCTGGGATTCTGTTAGAGCGAGATTTATTCCAGGCCCCACCTGCCGAGTGCCATTTGACCTTTCCCGATCAATGCTCAGCTGGAAACCTTCTTAATTTTTCCAATCCAGCGATTGATGCAAACGGTAATACGTGCTCAGGATCCAATTTTGCTCCAGTCCTACCGTCATCACTGAACGTTTCCGGAATGGACGGGAAGCCAGATATTTTGATAGATCATTTATCCGCCGCCGATGTTGACTGCGACAAGCCGTTCTGGTCGGAAGATTGTGTTAAAGACTACTGTCAGGCTCTCGGGAAGGCTTCAGAATCTGCAGGCCGTGTCATGTCGATTCCGTATTCGATATCGGCTTGTCTCTCCCCTTTTCTTGGTGGTGTCGTTGACCGCATTGGACATAGAGCTACCATTACGTTCGTGGCATCCTTTCTTCTCATTGGAGTACATTCCACTATGGCATTCACGACTTTCAGACCGGCAATACCATTAATTGGTCAAGGTCTTGCATACGCCTTGTATTCTTCCGTTCTTTGGCCCAGCATAACGCTGACGGTCCCGCAAAGAAGCACCGGAGTCGCCTTTGGCGTGATCACATCTATTCAAAATATTGGATTGACCCTGGTACCAATGGCGATTGCCTCCATATATACATCGTCGGGGCATTGCTACATCCCCTATGTGGAGCTATTCTTTACATGTTGCGCGGTGTCGGGTGCTATGTTGGGTATTGGGGTCAATTTTCTCGATCAACTGACTGGCAACAAGCTTAATGGAATTAGTGTACAATCGCGTGCTGCTGATCGATAG
- a CDS encoding predicted protein has product MWRIPSITLLFLTASGATRVESEASLSVELMSKFKGWVDFHQKMYDSHDNKMERLNIWLNNDERIEAHNNQNPTPSFALGHNEFSDMTEDEFAQYFRLGPYASVRQKEAAQAKIMDPDQQISTAERRRLWEEQAPLTLPDYMNWVQAGAVTPMKNQGACGSCWAFSTTGALEGAKFLKTGELVALSEQHLIDCDKVDLGCNGGLMDNAFKFDMSEAGLCSEEEYPYLAKQSRTCMTNCTKVEGSGVKTFIDVPPGDEKALLSAIAMQPISVAIQASQFVFQFYKNGVLTDDSCGSRASIDHGVLAVGYGTDVDTNEPYFLVKNSWGETWGDKGYVKLGRGGKNEFGMCAILKMASFPVVE; this is encoded by the exons atgtGGCGTATCCCTTCCATCACACTCCTCTTTCTCACCGCTTCCGGCGCTACCCGTGTTGAAAGCGAGGCCAGCTTGTCGGTAGAACTGATGAGCAAGTTTAAGGGATGGGTGGATTTTCACCAAAAGATGTACGACTCACACGACAACAAGATGGAACGTCTAAATATCTGGTTGAACAATGATG AACGGATCGAAGCGCACAATAACCAAAATCCGACTCCCTCGTTCGCCCTCGGGCACAATGAATTCTCCGACATGACGGAAGACGAGTTTGCTCAGTACTTTCGTTTGGGTCCTTACGCAAGCGTTCGACAAAAGGAGGCGGCGCAGGCCAAAATTATGGACCCCGACCAGCAAATCTCAACCGCAGAGCGTCGACGTTTGTGGGAAGAACAAGCTCCTTTGACCCTTCCAGACTACATGAATTGGGTTCAAGCGGGGGCGGTGACTCCAATGAAGAATCAGGGGGCCTGCGGTTCCTGCTGGGCATTTTCCACGACTGGTGCCTTGGAAGGAGCCAAGTTTCTCAAGACTGGCGAGTTGGTGGCGCTGTCCGAACAACACTTAATTGACTGCGATAAGGTTGATCTGGGATGCAATGGCGGACTCATGGACAACGCCTTCAAGTTTGACATGTCAGAAGCAGGCCTCTGCTCGGAAGAGGAATATCCTTACCTGGCGAAACAGAGCCGAACTTGTATGACGAACTGCACCAAGGTGGAAGGTAGCGGGGTTAAGACGTTCATCGATGTCCCGCCAGGCGATGAAAAAGCCCTTCTTTCAGCGATTGCGATGCAACCCATCAGTGTAGCGATTCAGGCTTCGCAATTTGTCTTCCAGTTTTACAAGAATGGTGTGCTGACCGACGATTCCTGTGGTAGCCGCGCCAGTATTGATCACGGTGTACTGGCGGTTGGATATGGAACGGATGTCGACACGAACGAGCCTTACTTCCTTGTCAAGAATTC CTGGGGCGAGACATGGGGCGACAAGGGCTATGTGAAGCTCGGCCGTGGTGGGAAGAACGAGTTTGGAATGTGCGCTATTCTGAAGATGGCTAGCTTTCCGGTGGTGGAGTAA